One window from the genome of Streptomyces cadmiisoli encodes:
- a CDS encoding dienelactone hydrolase family protein: MNIVLFHSAFGLRPAVRAAADRLRSAGHEVWTPDLFAGRTFETVEEGMAFHDGIGKDELLKRAVLAAAPYSERGLVYAGFSLGASVAQTLALGDDKARGLLLLHGTSDLAPNAEADDLPVQLHVAEPDPFETDDWLSAWYLQMRRAGADVEIHRYAGAGHLYTDPDLPDYDAEAAEATWRVALGFLDSL; encoded by the coding sequence ATGAACATCGTGCTGTTTCACTCGGCCTTCGGCCTCAGGCCAGCGGTGCGCGCCGCGGCGGACCGGCTGCGCTCGGCCGGTCACGAGGTGTGGACGCCGGACCTCTTCGCCGGGCGGACGTTCGAGACGGTCGAGGAGGGCATGGCCTTCCACGACGGGATCGGCAAGGACGAACTGCTGAAGCGGGCCGTCCTGGCCGCGGCGCCCTATTCCGAACGGGGGCTGGTGTACGCCGGGTTCTCACTGGGCGCCTCCGTCGCGCAGACCCTCGCGCTCGGCGACGACAAGGCACGCGGTCTGCTGCTCCTGCACGGCACCTCGGACCTCGCGCCGAACGCCGAGGCCGACGACCTCCCCGTCCAGCTGCACGTGGCCGAGCCGGACCCGTTCGAGACGGACGACTGGCTGAGCGCCTGGTATCTCCAGATGCGCAGAGCCGGGGCGGACGTGGAGATCCACCGGTACGCCGGGGCGGGTCATCTGTACACGGACCCCGATCTGCCGGACTACGACGCGGAGGCGGCCGAGGCCACCTGGCGGGTGGCGCTCGGCTTCCTCGACAGCCTGTAA
- a CDS encoding thioredoxin domain-containing protein, with translation MSKRNSQSSKSAARERLRQEREREAKRARTKRQITVAATVVGVLAAAGGIGYAVVQANKPSHWEALKDDKVVAPANTTGTDGTTVVIGKDSAPKTLKVYEDPRCPVCASFEQTVGSTVEKDVEAGKYKIQFVGGTFLDGDSLDKGEIGSNGEGSKSAMSALGAALNVSPEAFLDYKTALYSAKWHPQESEDKFKGDDYLIDIADSVPALKGNAKFQKAVENGTYDAWALAMSKTFDTNKDGVSGTPSFVMDGKMLTTSGGNPPMTVADFNTAVDGALKG, from the coding sequence ATGAGCAAGCGGAACAGCCAGTCGTCGAAGTCGGCGGCCCGGGAGCGGCTGCGTCAGGAGCGCGAGCGCGAGGCCAAGCGCGCCAGGACCAAGCGGCAGATCACCGTCGCGGCCACCGTGGTCGGCGTCCTCGCCGCGGCGGGCGGCATAGGCTACGCCGTCGTCCAGGCGAACAAGCCCAGCCACTGGGAGGCGCTGAAGGACGACAAGGTCGTCGCCCCGGCGAACACCACGGGCACCGACGGCACCACCGTCGTCATCGGCAAGGACAGCGCGCCGAAGACCCTCAAGGTCTACGAGGACCCGCGCTGCCCGGTCTGCGCCTCGTTCGAGCAGACGGTCGGCTCGACCGTCGAGAAGGACGTCGAGGCGGGCAAGTACAAGATCCAGTTCGTGGGCGGCACCTTCCTCGACGGCGACTCCCTGGACAAGGGCGAGATCGGCAGCAACGGCGAGGGCTCCAAGAGCGCGATGAGCGCCCTGGGCGCCGCGCTGAACGTCAGCCCGGAGGCCTTCCTCGACTACAAGACCGCCCTGTACTCGGCGAAGTGGCACCCCCAGGAGTCCGAGGACAAGTTCAAGGGCGACGACTACCTCATCGACATCGCGGACTCCGTCCCGGCCCTGAAGGGCAACGCGAAGTTCCAGAAGGCGGTGGAGAACGGCACCTACGACGCCTGGGCACTGGCGATGTCGAAGACCTTCGACACCAACAAGGACGGGGTGAGCGGCACCCCGAGCTTCGTCATGGACGGCAAGATGCTGACCACCTCCGGCGGCAACCCGCCGATGACGGTGGCCGACTTCAACACGGCGGTCGACGGGGCCCTCAAGGGCTGA
- a CDS encoding DUF2252 domain-containing protein — protein MSFPQLNDEQRGEEILAVFDTAFGELLAADPAAFRVKFRKMAASAFAFYRGTAGLFYHDLDAEKRGGPYLDERTSRVWIHGDLHAENFGTYMDATGRLIFNVNDFDEAYVGPFTWDLKRFSASIALIGYAKALSDDQITELVRVYAAAYRERIHSLATGAKSDEVPPFTLDTAEGPLLDALRDARSLTRFGLLDSMTEIRDFERRFAPGGGSIELDAATRYKVLAAFDGYLETLPEASLARPDSYRVKDVVGRRGIGIGSAGLPSYNILLEGNSDALENDVVIYVKQAQTPAVSRHITDPAIRDYFQHEGHRTVISQRALQAHADPWLGWTELDGAGQLVAEVSPYAVDLDWGDIDDLEEIAAVVADLGRATATMHAAADDDSGHSELVPFSTERAIDAAIASDEEGLAPLLVDFAHSYGARARADHQIFVDLFRNGRIPGL, from the coding sequence ATGTCGTTCCCGCAGCTCAACGACGAGCAACGCGGCGAGGAGATCCTCGCCGTCTTCGACACCGCCTTCGGCGAGCTGCTCGCCGCCGACCCGGCCGCGTTCCGGGTGAAGTTCCGGAAGATGGCCGCCTCGGCCTTCGCCTTCTACCGGGGCACGGCGGGTCTCTTCTACCACGACCTGGACGCGGAGAAGCGGGGCGGCCCGTACCTGGACGAGCGCACCTCGCGCGTGTGGATCCACGGCGACCTGCACGCGGAGAACTTCGGCACCTACATGGACGCCACCGGCCGCCTGATCTTCAACGTCAACGACTTCGACGAGGCCTACGTCGGCCCCTTCACCTGGGACCTCAAGCGCTTCTCCGCCTCGATCGCCCTCATCGGCTACGCCAAGGCGCTCAGCGACGACCAGATCACCGAGCTGGTGCGGGTCTACGCCGCCGCCTACCGCGAGCGCATCCACTCCCTGGCCACCGGCGCCAAGAGCGACGAGGTGCCGCCCTTCACGCTGGACACCGCCGAGGGCCCGCTGCTCGACGCGCTGCGCGACGCCCGCTCGCTGACCCGCTTCGGACTGCTGGACTCGATGACCGAGATCCGGGACTTCGAGCGCCGCTTCGCCCCCGGTGGCGGCTCCATCGAGCTCGACGCCGCCACGCGCTACAAGGTGCTGGCCGCCTTCGACGGCTATCTGGAGACGCTGCCGGAGGCCTCCCTGGCCCGGCCCGACTCCTACCGGGTCAAGGACGTGGTCGGCCGCCGCGGGATCGGCATCGGCTCGGCCGGTCTGCCCTCGTACAACATCCTGCTGGAGGGCAACAGCGACGCCCTCGAGAACGACGTGGTGATCTACGTCAAGCAGGCCCAGACGCCGGCCGTCTCCCGGCACATCACCGACCCGGCGATCCGGGACTACTTCCAGCACGAGGGCCACCGCACGGTCATCTCCCAGCGCGCCCTCCAGGCGCACGCCGACCCGTGGCTCGGCTGGACCGAGCTGGACGGCGCGGGCCAGCTGGTCGCCGAGGTCTCGCCGTACGCCGTCGACCTCGACTGGGGCGACATCGACGACCTGGAGGAGATCGCGGCGGTCGTCGCCGACCTGGGCCGGGCCACTGCCACGATGCACGCCGCGGCCGACGACGACAGCGGCCACTCGGAGCTGGTGCCGTTCTCCACGGAGCGGGCCATCGACGCCGCCATCGCCTCCGACGAGGAGGGCCTGGCGCCGCTGCTGGTCGACTTCGCCCACAGCTACGGCGCACGCGCGCGTGCCGACCACCAGATCTTCGTCGACCTGTTCCGCAACGGCAGGATCCCCGGGCTGTGA
- the dnaE gene encoding DNA polymerase III subunit alpha produces MSKPPFTHLHVHTQYSLLDGAARLKDMFNACNEMGMTHIAMSDHGNLHGAYDFFHTAKKAGVTPIIGIEAYVAPESRRNKRKIQWGQPHQKRDDVSGSGGYTHKTMWAVNRTGLHNLFRLSSDAYAEGWLQKWPRMDKETISQWSEGIVASTGCPSGEVQTRLRLGHFDEALKAAADYQDIFGKDRYFLELMDHGIEIERRVRDGLLEIGKKLGIPPLVTNDSHYTYAHEAGAHDALLCIQTGKNLSDPDRFKFDGTGYYLKSTDEMYAIDSSDAWQEGCANTLLIAEMVDTTGMFEAKNLMPRFDIPEGYSEVTWFKEEVRRGMERRFSGDIPEDRQKQADYEMDVIISMGFPGYFLVVADFIMWAKKNGIAVGPGRGSAAGSIVAYAMGITDLDPIPHGLIFERFLNPERVSMPDVDIDFDERRRAEVIRYVTEKYGADKVAQIGTYGTIKAKNAIKDSARVLGYPYAMGDRLTKAMPPDVLGKGIPLSGITDPQHPRYSEAGEIRGMYENEPDVKKVIDTAKGVEGLVRQMGVHAAGVIMSSETITDHVPVWVRHSDGVTITQWDYPSCESLGLLKMDFLGLRNLTIMDDAVKMVKSNKGIDIDLLSLPLDDPTTFDLLQRGDTLGVFQFDGGPMRSLLRLMKPDNFEDISAVSALYRPGPMGMNSHTNYALRKNGQQEITPIHPDLEAPLKEVLDVTYGLIVYQEQVQKAAQIIAGYSLGEADILRRVMGKKKPEELEKNFVIFQGGARKNGYSDAAIQALWDVLVPFAGYAFNKAHSAAYGLVSYWTAYLKANHPAEYMAALLTSVKDDKDKSAIYLNECRRMGIRVLPPNVNESEANFAAQGDDVILFGLSAVRNVGTNVVESIIKCRKSKGKYVSFPDYLDKVEAVVCNKRTTESLIKAGAFDSMGHTRKGLTAQYEPMIDNVVAVKRKEAEGQFDLFGGMGEEESSEPGFGLDVTFGEDEWDKTYLLAQEREMLGLYVSDHPLFGLEHVLSDKADAGIAQLTGGEHADGAVVTIGGIISGLQRKMTKQGNAWAIATVEDLAGSIECMFFPATYQLVSTQLVEDAVVFVKGRLDKREDVPRLVAMELMVPDLSNAGTNAPVVLTIPATRVTPPMVSRLGEILSHHKGDSEVRIKLQGPTRTTVLRLDRHRVKPDPALFGDLKVLLGPSCLAG; encoded by the coding sequence GTGTCAAAGCCGCCGTTCACGCACCTGCACGTCCACACCCAGTACTCGCTGCTGGACGGTGCCGCGCGGCTGAAGGACATGTTCAACGCGTGCAACGAGATGGGCATGACCCACATCGCCATGTCCGACCACGGCAACCTGCACGGGGCGTACGACTTCTTCCACACCGCGAAGAAGGCCGGCGTCACGCCGATCATCGGCATCGAGGCGTACGTCGCCCCGGAGTCCCGGCGCAACAAGCGCAAGATCCAGTGGGGCCAGCCGCACCAGAAGCGGGACGACGTCTCCGGTTCGGGTGGTTACACCCACAAGACGATGTGGGCCGTGAACCGGACCGGCCTGCACAACCTCTTCCGCCTCTCCTCCGACGCGTACGCCGAGGGCTGGCTCCAGAAGTGGCCCCGGATGGACAAGGAGACCATCTCGCAGTGGTCCGAGGGCATCGTCGCCTCCACCGGCTGCCCCTCCGGCGAGGTGCAGACACGGCTGCGCCTCGGCCACTTCGACGAGGCCCTGAAGGCCGCCGCCGACTACCAGGACATCTTCGGCAAGGACCGCTACTTCCTGGAGCTGATGGACCACGGCATCGAGATCGAGCGCCGGGTCCGCGACGGATTGCTGGAGATCGGCAAGAAGCTCGGCATCCCGCCGCTGGTCACCAACGACTCGCACTACACGTACGCGCACGAGGCGGGCGCGCACGACGCCCTGCTGTGCATCCAGACCGGCAAGAACCTCTCCGACCCGGACCGCTTCAAGTTCGACGGCACCGGCTACTACCTGAAGTCGACGGACGAGATGTACGCCATCGACTCCTCGGACGCCTGGCAGGAGGGCTGCGCCAACACCCTCCTGATCGCCGAGATGGTGGACACCACCGGCATGTTCGAGGCCAAGAACCTCATGCCCCGTTTCGACATCCCCGAGGGCTACTCCGAGGTCACCTGGTTCAAGGAGGAGGTCCGCCGCGGCATGGAGCGCCGCTTCTCCGGCGACATCCCCGAGGACCGCCAGAAGCAGGCCGACTACGAGATGGACGTCATCATCTCGATGGGCTTCCCCGGCTACTTCCTCGTCGTCGCCGACTTCATCATGTGGGCGAAGAAGAACGGCATCGCGGTCGGCCCCGGCCGAGGCTCCGCGGCCGGCTCGATCGTGGCGTACGCCATGGGCATCACCGACCTCGACCCCATCCCGCACGGCCTGATCTTCGAGCGGTTCCTCAACCCCGAGCGCGTCTCGATGCCCGACGTCGACATCGACTTCGACGAGCGCAGGCGCGCCGAGGTGATCCGCTACGTGACCGAGAAGTACGGCGCCGACAAGGTCGCCCAGATCGGCACCTACGGCACCATCAAGGCCAAGAACGCGATCAAGGACTCCGCGCGCGTCCTGGGCTACCCGTACGCGATGGGCGACCGCCTCACCAAGGCCATGCCGCCGGACGTCCTCGGCAAGGGCATCCCGCTCTCCGGCATCACCGACCCGCAGCACCCGCGCTACTCGGAGGCGGGCGAGATCCGGGGGATGTACGAGAACGAGCCCGACGTCAAGAAGGTGATCGACACCGCCAAGGGCGTCGAGGGCCTGGTCCGGCAGATGGGTGTGCACGCGGCCGGCGTGATCATGTCCAGCGAGACCATCACGGACCACGTCCCCGTCTGGGTCCGGCACAGCGACGGTGTGACCATCACGCAGTGGGACTACCCGAGCTGCGAGTCGCTCGGCCTGCTGAAGATGGACTTCCTCGGGCTGCGCAACCTGACGATCATGGACGACGCCGTCAAGATGGTGAAGTCCAACAAGGGCATCGACATCGACCTGCTGTCGCTGCCGCTGGACGACCCGACGACCTTCGATCTGCTCCAGCGCGGCGACACCCTCGGCGTGTTCCAGTTCGACGGCGGCCCGATGCGCTCCCTGCTCCGGCTGATGAAGCCGGACAACTTCGAGGACATCTCCGCCGTGTCGGCCCTGTACCGGCCGGGCCCGATGGGCATGAACTCGCACACGAACTACGCCCTGCGCAAGAACGGCCAGCAGGAGATCACGCCGATCCACCCGGACCTGGAGGCTCCCCTCAAGGAGGTCCTGGACGTCACCTACGGCCTGATCGTCTACCAGGAGCAGGTGCAGAAGGCCGCCCAGATCATCGCGGGCTACTCGCTCGGCGAGGCCGACATCCTCCGCCGCGTGATGGGCAAGAAGAAGCCCGAGGAACTGGAGAAGAACTTCGTCATCTTCCAGGGCGGCGCCCGCAAGAACGGCTACAGCGACGCGGCGATCCAGGCCCTGTGGGACGTGCTGGTCCCGTTCGCCGGCTACGCGTTCAACAAGGCCCACTCGGCCGCGTACGGCCTGGTCTCGTACTGGACCGCGTACCTCAAGGCGAACCACCCGGCCGAGTACATGGCCGCGCTGCTGACCTCCGTCAAGGACGACAAGGACAAGTCGGCGATCTATCTCAACGAGTGCCGCCGCATGGGCATCCGCGTGCTCCCCCCGAACGTCAACGAGTCCGAGGCGAACTTCGCCGCGCAGGGCGACGACGTGATCCTGTTCGGCCTGTCCGCGGTGCGCAACGTCGGCACCAACGTGGTCGAGTCGATCATCAAGTGCCGCAAGTCCAAGGGGAAGTACGTCTCGTTCCCGGACTATCTCGACAAGGTCGAGGCGGTCGTCTGCAACAAGCGGACCACGGAGTCGCTGATCAAGGCCGGCGCCTTCGACTCGATGGGCCACACCCGCAAGGGCCTCACCGCACAGTACGAACCGATGATCGACAACGTGGTCGCGGTCAAGCGCAAGGAGGCCGAGGGGCAGTTCGACCTCTTCGGCGGCATGGGCGAGGAGGAGAGCAGCGAGCCCGGCTTCGGGCTCGACGTCACCTTCGGCGAGGACGAGTGGGACAAGACGTATCTGCTCGCCCAGGAGCGCGAGATGCTCGGCCTGTACGTCTCCGACCATCCGCTTTTCGGACTGGAGCACGTGCTGTCCGACAAGGCGGACGCGGGCATCGCGCAGCTCACCGGCGGTGAGCACGCGGACGGCGCGGTCGTCACCATCGGCGGCATCATCTCGGGCCTGCAGCGCAAGATGACCAAGCAGGGCAACGCGTGGGCGATCGCCACCGTGGAGGACCTCGCGGGCTCCATCGAGTGCATGTTCTTCCCGGCCACCTACCAGCTGGTGTCGACCCAACTCGTCGAGGACGCGGTGGTGTTCGTCAAGGGACGGCTGGACAAGCGCGAGGACGTGCCGCGCCTGGTCGCGATGGAGCTGATGGTCCCCGACCTGTCCAACGCGGGCACCAACGCGCCGGTGGTCCTCACCATCCCGGCCACCAGGGTCACTCCGCCCATGGTCAGCCGCCTCGGCGAGATCCTCAGCCACCACAAGGGCGACAGCGAGGTCCGGATCAAGCTCCAGGGTCCGACGAGGACGACCGTCCTGCGCCTCGACCGGCACCGGGTCAAGCCGGATCCGGCGCTGTTCGGCGACCTGAAGGTGCTTCTCGGCCCGTCCTGCCTGGCCGGCTGA
- a CDS encoding NYN domain-containing protein: MDRCIVLVDAGYLLGAAASLLAGEPSRSRITVDHAALIHGLRERAEADTERPLLRIYWFDGAPDRVPQPEHRRLRVMPRVTVRLGALTRSDGRWNQKGVDAAMHAELTELARNRACSDVVLVTGDGDLLPGMMAAKEHGVAVHLWAVQAADGDYNQSEDLVAEADERRVLDRVWITKAVRAKETGGICAPPPAPRPEIAAILSAPLPEASLGTAAERPAEEPPPHAAPAAARNGVEERVPTAKGVPTPKDLAALRAPGSQPAPHPASATLRWSSDKGWVDRPGVAAEPPEVASMPTLAQLTTAEQRWADREEDITTVGGDPYEVGQVFARRWMSRLGDQGHFQKLSGMYPRIPHRIDGELLRYAARFGLLAHKDDQIDEHDRYAIRAGFWREVDVRTAAEHAQAGE; the protein is encoded by the coding sequence GTGGACCGCTGCATCGTCCTGGTGGACGCCGGGTATCTGCTGGGGGCCGCCGCGAGTCTCCTCGCGGGAGAGCCCTCCAGGTCCCGTATCACCGTCGACCACGCCGCCCTCATCCACGGCCTGCGAGAACGCGCGGAAGCGGACACGGAGCGGCCTCTGCTGCGCATCTACTGGTTCGACGGCGCCCCCGACCGCGTCCCGCAGCCCGAGCACCGCAGGCTGCGCGTGATGCCCAGGGTCACCGTCCGGCTCGGCGCGCTCACCCGCAGTGACGGCCGCTGGAACCAGAAGGGCGTCGACGCCGCGATGCACGCCGAGCTGACCGAACTGGCGCGCAACCGCGCCTGCTCGGACGTCGTGCTGGTCACCGGCGACGGCGATCTGCTGCCGGGCATGATGGCGGCCAAGGAGCACGGGGTCGCCGTGCACCTGTGGGCCGTGCAGGCCGCCGACGGCGACTACAACCAGTCCGAGGACCTGGTCGCCGAGGCCGACGAGCGGCGGGTGCTCGACCGGGTGTGGATCACCAAGGCGGTACGCGCCAAGGAGACGGGCGGGATCTGCGCGCCACCGCCCGCGCCGCGCCCCGAGATCGCCGCGATCCTGTCCGCGCCGCTGCCCGAGGCCTCGCTCGGCACGGCGGCCGAGCGGCCCGCCGAGGAGCCGCCGCCGCACGCCGCGCCGGCCGCCGCGCGCAATGGCGTCGAGGAGCGGGTGCCGACGGCCAAGGGCGTCCCGACGCCGAAGGACCTCGCCGCACTGCGCGCCCCCGGCAGCCAGCCCGCCCCGCATCCCGCCTCCGCGACCCTGCGCTGGTCCTCCGACAAGGGCTGGGTGGACCGGCCCGGCGTGGCCGCCGAGCCGCCCGAGGTCGCCTCGATGCCGACGCTGGCGCAGCTCACCACGGCCGAGCAGCGCTGGGCCGACCGGGAGGAGGACATCACCACGGTCGGCGGCGACCCCTACGAGGTCGGTCAGGTGTTCGCCCGCCGCTGGATGTCCCGGCTCGGGGACCAGGGCCACTTCCAGAAGCTGTCCGGGATGTATCCGCGCATTCCGCACCGGATCGACGGCGAGCTGCTGAGGTACGCCGCCCGGTTCGGTCTGCTCGCGCACAAGGACGACCAGATCGACGAGCACGACCGGTACGCGATCCGGGCCGGCTTCTGGCGCGAGGTCGACGTGCGGACGGCCGCGGAGCACGCGCAGGCGGGGGAGTAG
- a CDS encoding ABC transporter ATP-binding protein — protein MCAVRGLTKTYPAVRARRGTPATPEVRATDDVGLDVRRGEIFGLLGPNGAGKSTLVRQLTGLMRPDRGSVEILGHDIVRHPERASRLLAFLGQESTALDELTVSLAAETTGRLRGLDARTARAERDSVLDELGLTELAGRPLKKLSGGQRRLACVAAALVGERPLLVLDEPTAAMDPMARRAVWSAVDRRRAERGTTVVLVTHNVIEAETVLDRVAVLDQGRVIACDSPAGLKEQVAGEVRVELVWRERAPLDVPEVAALRDRAVESGRRWTLRLAPEEARAVVSTVTGGAAFAALDDFTLATPSLEDVYMALGGATGQGLVKA, from the coding sequence GTGTGCGCGGTGCGCGGGCTGACCAAGACCTACCCCGCGGTCCGGGCCCGGCGCGGCACCCCGGCCACCCCGGAGGTGCGGGCCACCGACGACGTGGGCCTGGACGTGCGGCGGGGCGAGATCTTCGGGCTGCTCGGACCGAACGGAGCCGGCAAGTCCACCCTCGTGCGGCAGCTCACCGGGCTGATGCGGCCCGATCGCGGCAGCGTCGAGATCCTCGGGCACGACATCGTCCGCCACCCGGAGCGGGCCTCGCGGCTGCTCGCCTTCCTCGGGCAGGAGTCCACCGCCCTCGACGAGCTGACCGTCTCGCTCGCGGCCGAGACCACCGGACGCCTGCGCGGGCTGGACGCCCGCACGGCGCGCGCCGAGCGGGACTCCGTCCTGGACGAGCTGGGGCTGACCGAACTCGCCGGACGGCCGCTGAAGAAGCTGTCCGGCGGGCAGCGGCGGCTGGCCTGTGTCGCCGCCGCACTGGTGGGGGAGCGGCCGCTGCTCGTCCTCGACGAGCCGACCGCGGCCATGGACCCGATGGCCCGGCGGGCGGTGTGGTCCGCCGTCGACCGGCGGCGCGCCGAACGCGGCACGACCGTGGTGCTGGTCACCCACAACGTCATCGAGGCCGAGACCGTGCTCGACCGGGTCGCCGTCCTGGACCAGGGACGGGTGATCGCCTGCGACTCGCCCGCCGGGCTCAAGGAACAGGTCGCCGGCGAGGTGCGGGTGGAGCTGGTGTGGCGGGAGCGGGCGCCGCTGGACGTGCCCGAGGTGGCCGCGCTGCGGGACCGGGCCGTGGAGTCCGGACGCCGCTGGACGCTGCGGCTGGCCCCCGAGGAGGCCCGTGCGGTCGTCTCCACGGTCACCGGCGGGGCAGCCTTCGCCGCCCTGGACGACTTCACCCTGGCCACGCCGAGCCTGGAGGACGTGTACATGGCGCTGGGCGGCGCCACCGGGCAGGGACTGGTGAAGGCGTGA
- a CDS encoding ABC transporter permease, with protein MSAVPAEVLPGSALAVDGPAGGAAELAPPARLWPSLAAVYRAQLSRARVARIPLLFVATFQSVGIMIMMRGVVDGGTEAHSVVAGSSIVVVAFVALNLLAQYFGQLRATGGLDHYATLPVPPAAVVLGAAGAYASFTVPGTLVTAVFGCVLFGLPLTNLWVLLIVIPLAGAALAGVGAACGLLASRQELATLLGQLGMSAALLLGVLPPERMPEIVRLLRDLLPSTYGVEAYARTFSGSPDWAVVAADLAVCAGVGVISLGVATWAYRRAAVR; from the coding sequence GTGAGTGCCGTACCCGCAGAGGTTCTGCCGGGCAGTGCCCTGGCCGTGGACGGTCCGGCCGGGGGTGCGGCCGAGCTCGCGCCGCCGGCTCGGCTGTGGCCGTCGCTCGCGGCCGTGTACCGGGCCCAGCTGTCCCGGGCGCGGGTGGCGCGGATTCCGCTGCTGTTCGTGGCGACCTTCCAGTCCGTCGGCATCATGATCATGATGCGCGGGGTGGTGGACGGCGGGACCGAGGCGCACTCGGTGGTGGCCGGCTCGTCGATCGTGGTCGTCGCCTTCGTCGCGCTGAACCTCCTCGCGCAGTACTTCGGCCAGCTCCGTGCCACGGGCGGGCTCGACCACTACGCCACGCTGCCCGTGCCGCCCGCCGCGGTGGTGCTCGGGGCGGCGGGCGCGTACGCCTCGTTCACCGTGCCGGGGACGCTGGTGACGGCGGTCTTCGGCTGTGTGCTGTTCGGGCTGCCGCTGACCAACCTGTGGGTTCTGCTCATCGTCATCCCGCTCGCCGGCGCCGCCCTCGCCGGCGTCGGCGCGGCCTGCGGGCTGCTCGCGTCCCGCCAGGAACTGGCGACACTGCTCGGGCAGTTGGGCATGTCGGCGGCGCTGCTGCTGGGCGTGCTGCCGCCGGAGCGGATGCCGGAGATCGTACGGCTGCTGCGTGATCTGCTGCCCTCGACGTACGGGGTGGAGGCCTACGCGCGGACCTTCTCCGGCAGCCCCGACTGGGCCGTCGTCGCCGCCGACCTGGCCGTCTGCGCGGGGGTCGGAGTGATCTCGCTGGGGGTCGCCACCTGGGCCTACCGCCGGGCCGCCGTCCGATGA
- a CDS encoding DUF2567 domain-containing protein: MTAPLTPPPPPHEQSAHSAWPPPPGGSGHLVGTPDQVSHGTEDQDGPGMKTEVREAAVITVVVALCGVLLGVLWCWLAPRVPVVGEVVEDTWVVYLKDSEGEQSVGVDGTFTLLAAAFGVVSAFVVFLLRRRGGVPLVVALGLGGLLGSLLAWRVGVWLGPAQDVVAHAREVGKGVTFSAPLRLSAKGALLTWSLVGLLVHLGLTALFGPRDPEPLGHGPYGEARP; this comes from the coding sequence GTGACAGCACCGTTGACACCGCCCCCGCCGCCGCACGAACAGTCCGCGCACAGCGCGTGGCCGCCTCCTCCCGGCGGGTCCGGACACCTGGTCGGCACGCCCGATCAGGTGTCTCACGGAACCGAGGATCAGGACGGTCCCGGGATGAAGACCGAGGTGCGCGAGGCCGCCGTGATCACGGTGGTCGTGGCGCTCTGCGGTGTGCTGCTCGGGGTCCTGTGGTGCTGGCTCGCCCCGCGGGTGCCGGTGGTCGGCGAGGTGGTCGAGGACACCTGGGTCGTCTACCTCAAGGACAGCGAGGGTGAGCAGTCGGTCGGTGTCGACGGCACGTTCACACTGCTTGCGGCGGCGTTCGGGGTCGTGAGCGCGTTCGTGGTCTTCCTGCTGCGGCGGCGCGGGGGCGTGCCGCTGGTGGTGGCGCTGGGGCTCGGGGGTCTGCTCGGATCCCTGCTCGCCTGGCGGGTGGGCGTCTGGCTCGGCCCCGCGCAGGACGTGGTGGCGCACGCCCGGGAGGTGGGCAAGGGCGTGACCTTCTCGGCGCCGCTGCGGCTGAGCGCGAAGGGTGCCCTGCTCACCTGGTCCCTGGTGGGACTGCTGGTGCACCTGGGACTGACGGCGTTGTTCGGCCCCCGGGATCCGGAGCCGCTGGGACACGGGCCGTACGGGGAGGCCCGCCCCTAG
- the ybaK gene encoding Cys-tRNA(Pro) deacylase: MAKKSKKQQQSGGTPATVALTAAGVDHTIHAYDHDPGHPSYGEEAAEAMGVSPERVFKTLVADVDGRLTVAVVPVAGSLDLKALAAAVGGKRATMADPSLAERTTGYVRGGISPLGQRKKLPTVLDASAAAHSTICVSAGRRGLEVELSPHDLAELTGAALAPIGRA, from the coding sequence ATGGCGAAGAAGTCGAAGAAGCAGCAGCAGTCCGGCGGCACGCCCGCGACGGTGGCGCTGACGGCCGCGGGCGTGGACCACACGATCCACGCCTACGATCACGACCCCGGCCATCCGTCGTACGGCGAGGAGGCGGCCGAGGCCATGGGGGTGTCGCCGGAGCGCGTCTTCAAGACCCTGGTGGCGGACGTCGACGGCAGGCTGACGGTGGCCGTGGTCCCGGTGGCCGGTTCGCTGGACCTGAAGGCCCTGGCGGCGGCGGTGGGCGGCAAGCGGGCCACGATGGCCGACCCGTCCCTCGCGGAGCGCACCACGGGATACGTACGGGGCGGCATCTCCCCGCTGGGCCAGCGCAAGAAGCTCCCGACGGTGCTGGACGCGTCCGCCGCTGCGCACTCCACGATCTGCGTCTCGGCCGGCCGCCGGGGTCTGGAGGTCGAGCTGTCGCCGCACGACCTGGCCGAGCTGACCGGGGCCGCCCTGGCGCCGATCGGGCGTGCGTGA